The Aptenodytes patagonicus chromosome 22, bAptPat1.pri.cur, whole genome shotgun sequence genome contains the following window.
CTCAACCACCGCTTACCTTTGGGCCGTGGTCTGCCAGTCTCTGGGCGGCTCCGGCGCAAGGTTGCGGGGACGATCTCAGGGGGAAGGTGAAGGTAGTCGCGCAGGTACTGGATGCCCTCGTTGGTCAGATACCAGTAGAAATGCCTCCACGCAAACTGCTCTTTCACATAACCACGGGATTTCAGAGACTAGAGAGAGAATTCTCAATCACTTCATGTATGATCCTCATCATCATTCAACATCTCCGACCAATACCCTCACCAGATGTTTTTACGAACACAAGAGCTTATCGGGGGTATGGGGGGAGTCAAAATTTAGAAACGGATGAAAGTTCACACGCGCAGGACAAAATTACAGCATCATTCCCATTCTGTGAGAAAACACAAGGCTACCACACACAGAGGTACCATAGCTTAAAAAACGGGAGCCAGAGATGCGGGTCCACAAAAGAATAACCTACGGTCTGTGGGGAACAACAAATCAAAGAGGAAATAGCGAGAAtcaggaaaatgggaaaataacTGTAATAGGAAAGAAACGGCAAATGCAAGGCAACGCCTGGCAATGTTCATTTGCTAACGGCGGACGATGTCTATTCGTAGGTGTGCACCAGTCCTGTGTGCCCAGATCCCGGCCGGCCGGCAGCCCGGCCCTCGCAGCCCGCCCTCACCTCCGTACCTGCATGGCTTTCATGACATGGAGGTTGGGCACGTTCTTGTCGACGAGCTCGGGGTGCTTCGGCATGTGGACATCTTTCTTGGCCACCATCACTCCCTCCTTAAAAAGGAGTTCGTAGATGGCAATTCGGTTCTTCTTGGGCATCAACATCTGAACAAGAGACAAGCAGCAGACAGTAAATGCTGCCGATTTAAAAGGAATGCATTCAGGAGTCTACCAGAAGTAACAACACGCTAGTTTGTATGAAAAGCCCAACACCTAAACAACACCCCCCAGATTACTGTCTCCTGTAAGAACTTTCTGAACTACTTTTCAACACCTGAGCTGCTGGGCAGCCCTTCCCATTGTCTTCCCgcaaaagaaaaactgagcagTCCAAACTTCTGGTCATTAACATTAGAGCACATCGCCGTATTAAAGACCATAAACTCTCTCATGTCAGTCAAAACAAGGGACAGGGGCTGACGCAGGTGGGGCAGAGACGCAGCTCGGGGCAAGGCACGTTTCGGCTCTACCACCGGGGCCGGAGGCCTGAGGACActcgtgctgctgctgctgctgttaattcACACTCAACTCGGGAACCCGGGAGCCGAGGAAGCCTCTCACACTCCCCTCCCGGAGCCGGGAGCGGAGCCAGGCAGCGCACCTCGCTCACGCAGGAGCGCACCCCAGGCCCCTAAGCGCGCACCAGCGCCGCGCTGCCGCCGTCGCACCCCAGCGAGGGGACACTCGGCTCCGGACGATGTTTCCCGACACGCCGGGCCCGGGAGCGGGACGCTCTGGCCCGAGCGGCGGGGAACCGCAGAGCTCCCGGTGCTCAGGGCACGGCGGCGTGCACGGGGCTGCTGAGCGGCAGGGCACCCTGGCCAGCCGTAGCCCCGTGCCGGCCCCGAGCAGGGCAGAGCCCGCGGCAGATCGAGGACCTCCCCCACGGGAGCCTCCCGGCGTGGAAGGCCCCGGTGCCACCGCTGGGAACTCAACGGGGCTCCCGCCGCGGCTCGTCCCTGCAGCCTGGGCCGGAGCCTGGAGCACCCGCTCCAGCCCAGGGCCCTCCAGCCCGAGGCCTGGCCCCCTCCGGTAACGGGGCCTCCCCGCGGCCCAGCGCCCCCCGGTCCCTCCCGCCCCGCAAACCGGGGCCTAGattcccccccccatcccggAAATCCCCCCCGCGGGGGGCCGGGCCAGGGCTCCCCACCGCTGCCAAGCAGCGGCcccaccgcgccgccccgggatGGCGCCGATGCGAGGCCGATACGGGCCCAGAGCGCGGCCTCaccgtggcggcggcggcgggcccgagAGCGGAAAGGAGTGCGCACGCGCCGCGCGGCCGCTTCCGGCCTCCCGAAGGGCCCCCCGCCGCGGGTGGCCGCGGCGCTGCCTGAGCGGGGCGCGCGGGCCCCCTCCAGCCTGGGCGTGGGGGTGCCCGCTGCGGTGCCTGATGGGAAGGGTCACcgccgccgcgggcagcgccggccggggcccggcggctccgcggggTCAGCAACGCCCCCGGCCCCGAGCCCCCCCTCCgcctcccaccccagtgccgCCCCCTCCAGGTCGCCACCACAGACAtccccttccacggccccactcgtgacagcccttccacggccccactcGTGTCACACCCTCATCCCCCACCCCGGCGTCGCCCCGGGGACTGACGCCAGCGCTGACCCCCCcattgacacacacacacccccccccatttTGGAGGGGAAGCGGCTCTGCGGGCGGGCGGCCAGCCTGGGCCTGTGTCCGTGCTGGGGCACAAGTGACGTCCCCACACGGCCGGAGCGATGGCCGGGCTGTCCCCAGCCATGGGACACTTTCTGATCCCACCCCGGGGGGTACCGGGGTGaagagctccccccccccccagctcccccgggACATGGCTTCTTTCCCACCCCCCAGGCAGCTGCTCCGCACCGGGCACCAGCGgccatttcggggggggggttcTCGCtcccctgctttgagcagaggagCGTGGCAGGGACCCCGGGGCCGCCGGTGCCCGGTGCTCTGCCGTGGCATCCCAGCCGTCACCGCAGCCCGTCCCGCCGGCAGCGCCCTTTGGAGCCGGGCTGTAAAGCCCTGGCTggggtcccgggggagccgcAGGTCCCACCCCgggctgctccctgctgggcTCACACGCCCGAGCAAAGGGCTCGGGGCTCGCTGGAGGCAAGCAAAGTCCCCTTTGCGCCCCAAAATGCCCAGCCAGGAGATGGGGGCCacctgcagcccccccccgcctgcAGCGCCCCCCCAGCCAGGCTCTTGGGCCAGGGTGGGGACGTGGTGGCCCCGGGCAGGGTGAAATGGGGGGACCGGAGCCGTGTCCCCTTAGGGCCACCCTGTGCAATGCCCCCCCCCCAgaccagggctgctcctgccctgtttGGAGGTTTGAACACCCCAGGAGCGACAGGAGCAGGCTCCCGCAGTCGGCGGAGGGGAGACGTCCCCGCTACCCCCCATAAACACCCCGGACCCGGGGGGGCTTTGCCACACGGCACCCCTCTCGACCCCCCTCtggatggggagaggagaggggaaggcaggctgccagcagacgcttgcaggggaaggaaagaaaagagcaggaGGGGACAAAAGCGCAcggaggagcagggggaggctggggaccCCCCGCCACTGCTGCCGGCCAGGCCACGCGGGGCTCCCGGCTTATTCCCATCCGTCTCCGCAGTCGTGTTTTCACCTTGTGCGGCCAAGGAGTCGTTACGCCGGGACGGCGATTGGTTGGCTAAAAATGCCTCCCTAATCTCCGTGCTGATCTTTaccaccctcctccccatctGCCGTGACCTTCCTGCCAATGTGCAGAGCCAGCACCGGCGAGAGgcagccagccccgctccgccAGCGTCCCCACGTCCCAAAGGTACCGCCATGCGGCTCCCGGCAGATTTGGGGCTGATCCGGCTCCCAGCGAGGCGGGAGGTTGGCGTCGGTGGGTTGGCCGGGGCTTGCTGCAGCGAGGGTTGCCGGCATAACGGCGGGTGACGGTGGCGGTATCCCCAGGTGGCGGATGGGGTGCCGGGGCTCAGTGTGTCGTGACAGTGACGTCACCCTGAGTCCCCTCCAGTGGTCCCCGGCTGGTGGTGGGTTTGAAATGGGTCCCCGCCCCATGCCGGTGGTTGCTTGCTGGGAAATGAAACCCGCTTCGGCAGAGCAGCTCCCTGACCCATTTTAAACAAGTTCCAACTTCTGCCGGATTGTGCCAAGTGGGGCTCGCCATCTGCCTCGGGTCCCCCCTCAAATTTCGGGTTCACCCGTTTTTCCTGTCCTCACGGCGTCTCTGGCAGGATGGGAAGGCAGCGTGGGTCCCGCAGGTCCCTTCCCGGCTGCCTGCACCTCCCGGGGGAGCTGGGGTCTGGTGTGAAGCGGCAGCGAGGGGCAGGGCTCTGGCAGGGGTCTGGGCAGGGGTCTGGGCAGGGGTCTGGCAGGGGGCAGAGCTTCTGGGGGCTCACGAGACGTGGCATTGTGGGGCTGGTGGGATGCAGCATGCTCCAGCCCTCGTACGGCCCCGCTCTGTGCGCTGTGCCCATCGCCCCCATAGCCCACCCAGGCACCCGCCGCACCCAGGGCTCCTGGGGGGGGCTTCTGGGGGGTCTGCTGGCCCCACACACTGACCGCGGGGCCAGGGATGCCCCAGGGCTACGCTCGCCCTGCCACGCTGGGGGCTGGCACCGCTGGTGGATCAGCTGCTCTCAGCTCCGGGCACGGGGTCCCTCCAGCCCCCCGTGGATGCACAAGGGAGGGCTGGGACCTCAAGCTGGGACAGCCCGCGGTCGGGGGGCTGGCAGCAACCGTGCTCGTCTTCCCCTGCCGCTTCCCTGGGGCGCGTTTGGCATCGTCTTACCCGGTGAGAAACACAGGCTCCTGCTCCAAGCCCTGCAGTCAAAGGGGTTCAGCCTGCaccggcagcccctgcccagctcccggGTACTCTGGGGCCGAGCTCGCGGCAGAGCCCCCTCCGGAGCTCCCTAATCCCGTCAGCCGTGGGGGCACGGCCGAGCTCTGCGACgccccagcagctggcagggagctgAGGCTCCGCAAGGCGGCTTAGGCTGAGCCCGGGCGCTGCcggggggctctgccttcccagctgcaggcaggggccaatgctcacacccccccccccaccccgccagcCCACATTTACCCCCAGGGTGTGAGCTCTGGAGGCACACGGGACAACAGAGCTGTGATTTTGGGGCTGCGCTAGGGTGAGCAAGGTGGTCGGAGGGACCAGTGCCTGCCCCGGGAAGTCAGAGGGAGCAGTGGGGGTCCCtgcagggggctgggggaggctcgTACCCACCCGGGGGTTGTGCCTGCGCGTTTCGGGCTGCCcgggcagagctggaggctggtgcaaccctggggcaggaggggctgtagGATGTGGCTCGTCCTGAGGCGCCTGGAGCTGCCTGGTGCCATCCTGGGGCTTTGCTACCATTTTATCGCCTCGTTTCTTCCTCTCTGGGAGAGCAGCGatggagctgggaggaggaaaccCCACACACACAGGGCAGCCCCCCGGGATGCTGCAACAGTTGCAGCAATCCCTGGGAGAAATGCATCTCCTGGCTCGTCCCATGGAGCAGGAAAGCTGCCCTCGCCCGCCTCGTCCTGCCGCGCTGCCCAGCTCTGCATCTCCTCTTTGCCGCTCTTGCGCCTGCCTTGGAAATGGCAAAGCAAGCGCTTTGCTGAACGGATTAGAGCTTCCCCGGCAGCCTCTCGGGCTGCTCCAGCTTCTCTCAGCCCCTGCGCCGCCTCCCCCAGGCAAACCCCTTCCCTAAGCCAAATATTCAGGGCAAGACCACCGCCGCAGCACAGCTGGCCCGGCCAGGGGACTGCGCTGTTGGCCCCAAACAAGGACTCGGTGCCACACTGCGGCTCCCATCACGCCTGACCCTGAAACCCCGGCTGAAGCCCTGAGGGTCCTTCCCACCTCCTGGGATTTTGTGTTCCTTTTGCAGGAGCCCAGGGAAAACTGGGGAGTTCACCAGCCACCGGCTTGGCCGCTGCTGACGGTGCTGACCCTGCCCTGGGGTCTTGCACCCATCCATGAGCTCCCTCGGCCAGCGCtggccccctcctctcccacctctccccaggATGCGTGGCTGCCgaaggggctgcagcagggcaggagctggatTTAACTGTAAAAGGATTGAGGAAGGCAAGCCCGGGCGGCTGGCAGGCATCGATTAGTGACGTGCACAGGGGCAGGGcgagaaaaggaagggaacatCAGTGCCGGCAAAGTGTGTCCGCACCGGGGCCACGTCCTGCAGCGTGCCAAAGCCTGGGTTTGGCTCTATTATGTGGGATCCCCCTTGCTGGAAATCCTGTGTCCCCAACCCTGCTGGTTCCCCTGGCCGTGCCGGGAGGCGATGCTGCCAGGACCAGGAtggagctgggctggagctgggctcctcCGACACAGatcagcaggaggaggaggcctCGGCAAGCGGCTCTGCCGACGGACAGACTTTGTCCCTGCAGGGCGGCCAGCCCGGCTGGTGTTTGTGCAACACCTCGAAGGCAAACACAGGACCCTGCCACGCTTCTGCAGTCGTGGAGAAGGAGAGGCCACATCCAGCCGGCAGCTTCCCGGAGGAGCCTAGCCGGCATCCGGCTGCCCTTGGCGTGGCACAGCACGGGGGGAAGGAAGGCAGCGCGGCCCCAGCACCGCCCTCGCTGTGGCTGTGGGTAATACATAtgggctcctcccaggcagctgcctgcagcgagCTCCGCgcattttcccaggaaaaaaggAGCCTTTATGTCCCGTCCCTGGCCCCGTCCCCGGAAGGGCTCGGAGGATGCCCCCAAGGCCAGTTATGAGCAGACAAGAAAGGGATTGTTTCGGTGGGAGCTGGGTTTCTGGCAGCACCTGCCCCGCACCAGGGCCCTCCACAATGGCTGCCTTTCTGCGTAATTGCTGCAGAGTGGCCAATTATCCTCCGCTGCTAATGAGAGATGCAAAATAGCCCTGCGCTTGCATTCTCCCGGCAAGCCCGAGAGGGCTCCTGGGACCAACGGCACATCTGCGGCGGGGGCGCAGCCTGGGCACGGGGTGAGCACGGGGGCACTGGCCCCATCTGGCCCTGCAAACCCCAGTTCACGCTCCTCTCTGCCCCCGGCATCGAGTGGGAAGGGGCAGCGGGAGGCCAGGGATGGGCTCGGGATGAGCAGGATGTCGggacccctctctgcccccatcCCCAAGCAGCCTTCCCTGGAGCGCCCATGGGCCAGGGGCTCTCCCGTTGCTCCCAGAATCAGCCAGCTCAGCAGAGAGCACCATAACCAGGGGCTCTGCCGTGATTtaggaaatgcattttcctttccttgctagGGAGGCAGACGGGAGCAGGCCACGCTTGAAAAATCCCCCCCTTAATCGTGCAAAGGCTGGCACTCGTGGCCGGGTGATGGGCAGAGCGGCTGATAGCTGGTGgcatttctctcctctcctgcccgCACCGGCTCGCTGCgcaggcaggctgctggcagccGCGAGAGCACGGTGTGGGCTAATTTGCTCTGCTTCTCAGTTTGCCGTGGTACTCGAAGAGCCGTAATTTAAGAGCTGCAAGTGGCCCGATAAATCAGGGCTTATTTCCTGCCAGTACTGGCCGCTGCTTCCCACAAGGAAACTCATTTTACAGGAGGGGAAATGACTTACCACGGGAAATAGTAAGCGGTGGGATGACGAGAGCCAGGGAAAAGTTTGTCGTGGCTGAGTTTTTGGTGAAGGAACCGGCTGACGTGCATTGCGGGAGCCTCGTGCTGTGGAggcagggctcctgcctgctACCAGCACTGAGCAGCCTGAGCTGCCGTGGAAGGAGACGTGGGTTGGTCCCACCTGCATGGACCTCCATCTGCCACAAAGCTGGTGGCAATGAGGTGTTAGCACTGGGGAACCCTCCCCAAGTCACTGAGGTCCCCCCCCGTCACCCTCCTGGAGAGCGTTTGTCACCCAATGCTTAATGCCAAGAACATTTGCTCCTCCGCAGCATGGATGCTGTCAGGGCAGAAGGCAGCTGGGACAGCCCGGCGGcgcctgcagcagccctgcgcTGAGAACTGCCAACTCATTGCATGCAAGGATGATGCCCAGTTAATCAGCACTCTCCAGTTCCTCGCCCTGAAATGCCAGCAGGCAAAGATACCCCGGCACCTGCAGGAACCACAGTCCATCCCCGCTCCCGTGTCGGGATCGGGGAGCGTTAGATCGCTTGGGTCTCgcatgctgctgccagctgcagccggGCATGAAATATTTTGGGGGCCTTTCTGTCCGGCCATGAGGGGGAAAGACACGCTCGGATAGCACAAAGCTGGAAGGAGCCGGAAGGCAGGCAGGACGGAGAGCCCCACCAAGCTTCATTAAGCAGTCGAAGGCGCTTGTTAGGGGAAAGCTGAGCTGGCGTCGGAGGCCGGCAGAGCCTCCGGGGACTGGGTCGCATTCTCTGGGCAACCCGATCCTGGCGGCAGCGGCCCGGCAGCCTCATTACTGCAGCTTCTGCGGGCGGCTTTGGTTACTCGGCTGGAAGCGCTCGTCTCCTGCTGGCTTTTAATTTCCCTGACATCACCCGCGAGCTGGGGGAAATGCAGGCGCAGTGCATTCGGGCAGTTGAGAGGGGGAGAGCCTGTCGCCACCCCCACCCGCATCCTCCCCGCTCCCCTACAGCCCCGGCCGTGGGGCGGGAgggctccagcctcctgctccccacTGGGACCCGCATCCTGTGATAAGCCCTGGTGACCCCGGGCACAAGCCCCGGGGCTCGGGTGGAGAAGGCAGATGGCAGTGGGGAgggagctgccctgctccctggcctcAAAGAAGCCTCAGGGGGGGTGCAGCCCTCGtcacccccttccccagccccgctttccccagcccagccctgccgggTGGGAAGGACCGTTTCTGCTTCTCCCGTCAGCCTGTTCCCAGCTGGCACATTTGGCAAGGGGGCGGCACCGGCTGCCTCTCCAAAGGTGTTTTGGGGTGTTTGTTTCTGCAAAAGCTGCGGCTCAGCCCTAAaaccctccctgcagcccctgcctggggccCGTGGAGGTGGCAGAGCACccgggggaggagaggagggagcgcATTGCTCTGTCCCGTCCTGTGCAGGAGGGACAAGGACCCAAGGAGCAGCAGGACGAGGACCCCGGGGTATCCTCACTCAGCTCCCCAAAGAGCCTCCCAGCAGCGCAGCCTAAGGGGGAAGGAGCCCGTTCGTGGCCCTAACGGAGCCCCGCAGCGGCAGGCAGCGCCGCTGGGGCCGGACACCCACACGCACCCGGCCGCAGGCTCCTGGCACCCCACCACCTCCTCCGTCCCCGTGCCCCGGTCCGCAGCACCCCatgcagtggggtagccctgtccGGCGGGTGCTGAGCACCCACCTGGCACCAGGGGTAGGTGCCTGGGGACCGTGCCCTGGGTGAGGGCtggtcgggggcgggggggggggggggcctggaaGGGGCTGGCAGCAGTGTAGCACCCCGGGGTGGGTGCAGACCCGGGGGCAGCAGGCCAAGGGGTGGGgcgtggggggggtgggggtccatcccccccacaccccccccgcTTCACATTCCCCCCCCGGGATGATTTTTGCAACCTTTGCAGGCAGCGGCTCCATCCCCGGTTGCCATGGCAACgggcggctgcaggcagggcgcGCGcccgcggccgtgcgcgccgccgccgctgcacGGCTGGtgcggagcggagcgcagcgcagcgcagcgcagcgcagcccgcccggcccgccgTACCCGGCCaagcccccccgggcccccgcggcccccgccgcccggcccagGTAAGCGCCAGCCCCTGCGGGGCTTCGCCGGGGGCAGCCTGGGAAGGGGCAGTTGATGCCCGGGTCCCCTGTGGGGACGGGGCTGCCTGGGGGCCTTTGCGCGGGTGGGGACGGGGGGTGCGGGTGGGGACGGGGGTGCGGGATGCCTGGGTCCCTTGCGGGGatggggggagggcggggggggggggatgctgtgCAAAGACCAGGCAGTACGGCGTGGGTttgcaccccacccccccagcaggACACGGTGTCCCCTGATCCCTTCTGCAAGCCAGGGAGGCTCGGGGGGGACATGACCTTCACCCCCCCTATGCGTCCGATGGGGTGCTGGGGCAAGGGACACCCCCTCCGTGACGCTGCCACACTCCCAggtttgtgcctcagtttccccagctgcaaaCGATGCGGGGGGACTTGTGCTGTCCATGTCATCACTGTCCCCCTGCCCAAATGAGTGCCTCACCCCATCACTAAAGCCCCTCCTTTTGCCGTTGTCACCCCAGCTTCCTCCTTGCTCTCCCCTGCCATCCCCCTGCTTTCCTACCCCCTCTCTGAGGCCCCTCCAGCTCCAAGTCTCCTTCCCCCACCACAGACAGCTAAAATCCCGCCGTCCCTCCACATCgccctgctcctggcagccccGTTCGCCTCCTGTCACTGCCAGCCCCAGGTCCATCCCGCCAAGGTACAGGGGACGGGACTCCCCCCCCCATGCCAGCATGTGACGCTCTGGTTTCCCCCCTCCCTGATGCGGAAGCGAGGGGACAGCACCGCTGTATCCTCCACCACCATTGTTTGCTACTTCTCGGTTTAATTGCAAACCTCATATTTGGATTTCTGCCTAAACCCCGCTCCTGGGACCACAAAAATCCCTGCTCGAGAGTCCTGAGCATCCTTGTTTACAGTGGCAAGCTAAGGCGGAAGGCTGAGaaaagctgcagagctggaaggcaAGTCGAAACCTCACGAGCTTGAGGCTCAGCCCCGTCTGCCTTCCCCAGGCCTGAGCACATGCGTGGGGTTGACAATCCTGCTTCTGCACCCCGCCGTGGTGCCTATCCACATTCCTGGCACATCTGCTATACCTGAGCCGGGCTGCAAGCTCCCCTGGAGAGAAACACTTGCGTTATCTGCAAATGCCATGCATATTTCCAGAAATCTTTGCACAAGGCTCGTAAAATCCCTAGAAGACTTTGATGGGTGTCCTGCGCTCTGAGCAGGGTAACTTTGGGGAGTGCAGGAGGAAGGTGGAGGTTTCTGCAGAGCGCACACAAAATGCAAAGCCGTTTGCTGCCAGGGCTTGAAGCAAACGCGTTTCCCCTGGCTATTGCAACCTGGCAGCACCTACAGCGCGTGGCCCCCACCCTGGCCAGCAAGGTGGGCGTCCTCCCGTCTGCACGTGGGACATGTGGCTCCCAGTAACATTCCTGGATCATTGAACCTCCTTTGCAAATGCTCCGGTTTTGGGGAGCTTCCAAGCCCTGACCTGGCAGGGTCCAGCGAGCCCCTGTTGCAGCCGTCCCCCCGCTAATTCTCAGAACCCCCCGGTCGATGCAGACGACTTTAATTGAAGCAAGGCGGCTGCTGCACGTGCATCCCACACAGGATTCATTGGAAAAGCGACTCCCAGAAGAAGTTTCCCACCGTTACCTACATGCCACCTCCGGGAACCTGCTGTCCTCGCAGCCACCGCGTGCACTGCTCGAGCAACCACGTGCACCAGGTCCAAGCCAGCCCCTGGCCCAAATCCCACGGAGAAGCACCCGGTGTACAGGGGACACCCGTCCCCTCCCATCTGGCCACAGGTCGGCTCTTTGCCCTGGGGCTCCAACTCTACTCGTGTTGCAGCCGGAGGGGTTTTGCCAGGGGATGCAGGACGGGGCCCTGACAGGAGTGCATGGAGCAGGCGGCTTGGGAGGGGCCCAGGCTCACCGCCTGCCTGGCCTTGGGCTCTGTTTGATAACCAGGGGGGAGGATGCGTGTTCAGGCTGCTCACGCCCCTCCAGGCTGCTCAGCCCCGAGCCCCAGCTCCGCTCCTGCCTCCTCGCCCAAGTGCCTGGTGCAGAGCCGTCTGCCAGCGTGAATCAGCAGCACCCACTTAACCGTTTCCTCGCAGGGTCCACGTCAGCTCCGGAGAGGGGGGGATGGTTCAGCCATGCCACAGCCAAACCCCTCTGCACCCCCCTTGCTCCCTGGGCTGCGACCCTCGCCAGCCCCATGGGAGCATTTCCCTGCCCCATGGATTGCATAGATCAGCCCTGCGCCGGTGGGAAACCTGCAGCCACCCGGCCGGGTCAAAGCTGAGCAGCAAACCAGCCGGCAAACCAGCAGCAAACCAGCCTCTTGCAAAGCAC
Protein-coding sequences here:
- the RPS10 gene encoding small ribosomal subunit protein eS10, giving the protein MLMPKKNRIAIYELLFKEGVMVAKKDVHMPKHPELVDKNVPNLHVMKAMQSLKSRGYVKEQFAWRHFYWYLTNEGIQYLRDYLHLPPEIVPATLRRSRPETGRPRPKGLEGERPARLTRGEADRDTYRRSAVPPGADKKAEAGAGAATEFQFRGGFGRGRGQPPQ